Proteins co-encoded in one Deltaproteobacteria bacterium genomic window:
- a CDS encoding flagellar basal body-associated FliL family protein, with amino-acid sequence MAAEVDKKEEAAPKKKGNGLVIGIVAVVLLAGVAGAYLVLSGSKGGEDSAKHAVETQAPEPAKGTIFALEPFIVNLQDNSGTRYLKLTVNLELPPGAMLNELSNQSTQIRDSLIILLSSKSYSDIGTVEGKYRMRDEIVARVNQYLTQSKVNTAYFTEFVIQ; translated from the coding sequence ATGGCGGCGGAAGTCGACAAGAAAGAAGAGGCAGCTCCCAAAAAAAAGGGGAACGGCCTCGTCATTGGCATAGTCGCGGTGGTGCTCCTTGCGGGCGTGGCCGGGGCGTACCTGGTCCTCTCAGGCTCGAAGGGAGGGGAAGACAGCGCAAAACATGCTGTCGAGACCCAGGCGCCTGAACCGGCCAAGGGTACGATATTCGCCCTGGAGCCTTTCATCGTAAACCTGCAGGACAACTCGGGCACGAGATACCTTAAGCTCACGGTAAATCTAGAGCTTCCGCCGGGCGCGATGCTCAACGAACTCAGCAACCAGTCGACCCAGATACGGGACTCCCTCATCATACTCTTGAGCAGCAAGAGCTACTCGGACATAGGCACCGTCGAGGGCAAATACAGGATGCGCGACGAGATAGTGGCGAGGGTAAACCAGTACCTGACCCAAAGCAAGGTGAATACCGCCTATTTCACCGAGTTCGTAATCCAGTAG
- a CDS encoding flagellar hook protein FlgE, translating to MQSALYTGISGLNANMSNLSVIGNNISNVNTVGFKGSRVTFGDVLSQTLSGGGGTNQIGLGVVMSSIQKVFTQGAFESTGNALDLAISGNGFYMVNDPVLDTRYYTRAGQFSTDKEGFIVNPEGMRLQGYMADAAGTFQNAISDIQLATRVITPSATTSALLNANLDSNAPITGFVFTTGVNDEITFDIGGTAYTRSLVTDGGLISGTAATADQVNAAIRAVLQGAASGNTYTVSYDDQTGMFSIANDAGNTGTLDFDMVSSSAASLLGFTSNPGAPLAADGSSYTSDQAGGAFDLANAGNTSNFSVPLTVYDSLGNDHTVTMFFRKESLGSTGNTWEWFAVVDGSESLTGETEIQAQGRVTFDSSGALHSEDPIDYTHYSVSNPGGTPATGFDFTGGAGSGQTIGFDFGASITEGGTGTNGTTQYATASGVSRLIQDGYSSGTLQRIAINQDGIIQGIFTNGRALNLAQVLLADFPSPTSLSSAGMNLYSETFDSGQPLIGTPGTSGMGLVQSETLELSNVDLAREFVNMITAQRGFQANSKIITTTDELLMELVNLKR from the coding sequence GCGGCCTTAACGCGAACATGTCGAACCTCTCCGTAATCGGCAACAACATCTCTAACGTGAACACGGTGGGCTTCAAAGGAAGCAGGGTTACGTTCGGCGACGTACTCAGCCAGACCCTCTCCGGGGGCGGCGGCACCAACCAGATAGGCCTCGGAGTCGTCATGAGCAGCATCCAGAAGGTCTTTACCCAGGGCGCATTCGAGAGCACCGGGAACGCGCTCGACCTCGCCATAAGCGGCAACGGGTTCTACATGGTGAACGACCCCGTGCTGGATACAAGATACTACACCAGGGCAGGCCAGTTCTCTACCGACAAGGAGGGCTTCATCGTGAACCCCGAGGGCATGCGCCTCCAGGGCTACATGGCCGACGCCGCCGGCACATTCCAGAACGCGATATCGGACATACAGCTTGCGACCAGGGTAATAACCCCGAGCGCTACTACGAGCGCGCTCCTAAACGCGAACCTCGACTCGAACGCGCCGATAACCGGCTTCGTATTCACTACCGGCGTAAACGACGAGATCACCTTCGACATAGGAGGCACCGCCTATACACGGAGCCTTGTTACCGACGGCGGCCTGATATCCGGCACTGCCGCGACTGCAGACCAGGTAAACGCCGCGATAAGGGCCGTCCTCCAGGGCGCTGCTAGCGGCAACACCTATACCGTCTCCTACGACGACCAGACCGGCATGTTCAGCATAGCTAACGACGCGGGCAATACCGGCACCCTCGATTTCGACATGGTCTCATCGAGCGCGGCCTCGCTCCTCGGATTTACTTCCAACCCCGGTGCGCCTCTTGCAGCCGACGGGTCGAGCTATACCTCCGACCAGGCTGGCGGGGCCTTCGACCTCGCGAACGCCGGGAACACCTCCAACTTTTCCGTTCCGCTCACGGTCTACGATTCCCTCGGCAACGACCATACCGTTACCATGTTTTTCAGGAAGGAGTCGCTCGGGAGCACCGGCAACACCTGGGAGTGGTTTGCGGTGGTAGACGGGAGCGAGTCTCTGACCGGCGAGACCGAGATCCAGGCCCAGGGCAGGGTCACCTTCGATTCGAGCGGCGCGTTGCACTCCGAGGACCCCATTGATTATACCCATTACTCAGTCAGCAATCCCGGGGGCACGCCCGCGACCGGGTTCGACTTCACCGGAGGGGCAGGCAGCGGACAGACCATCGGGTTCGATTTCGGCGCCAGCATAACCGAGGGCGGGACCGGCACGAACGGGACCACCCAGTACGCTACCGCATCAGGAGTATCCAGGCTCATCCAGGACGGCTATTCCTCGGGCACGCTCCAGAGGATAGCCATAAACCAGGACGGCATCATACAGGGCATATTCACGAACGGCAGGGCCCTTAACCTCGCTCAGGTGCTCCTCGCCGATTTCCCGAGCCCCACGTCCCTTTCGAGCGCCGGTATGAACCTGTACTCCGAGACCTTCGACTCGGGCCAGCCCCTTATTGGCACGCCCGGAACCTCGGGGATGGGGCTTGTCCAATCCGAGACCCTTGAGCTATCCAACGTCGACCTCGCAAGGGAGTTCGTGAACATGATAACCGCCCAGCGCGGCTTCCAGGCTAACTCCAAGATAATAACGACGACCGATGAGCTCCTTATGGAACTCGTAAACCTCAAGCGTTAG